A window of Deinococcus grandis contains these coding sequences:
- a CDS encoding TDT family transporter, translating to MTASPLFARQDSALTVVQAFTPNWFAATMGTGILALMLPHLPLPGTALLGEGLWVLNMVLLVLFTALSVARIALFPKDSLATLHHPVQSMFLGAVPMGLATVINGLIAFGVPRWGEGAAVLARDLWAFDALLSVGVGLLVPYLMFTRQDHALERMTGVWLLPIVASEVAAASAGLIAPHLDTSSATTLVYAGYVLFALSVPLALMVITVLILRLAQHKLPTPDLAVSMFLPLGPLATGALALLQLGEAAPRVLAAQGLGELAPVLTGLGLAGGLVLWGFGAWWLALATLTTLRFVRRGLPFNLGWWGLTFPLGVYTAATFGLGALTHLDVFTHLGHVFVVVLTALWGLVTAHTLRGVWRGELFGVPPLSRETGLPRP from the coding sequence ATGACTGCTTCGCCTCTATTTGCCCGCCAGGACAGTGCCTTGACTGTCGTGCAGGCCTTCACGCCCAACTGGTTCGCCGCGACCATGGGCACCGGCATCCTGGCCCTGATGCTCCCGCACCTGCCGCTGCCCGGCACTGCACTCCTGGGTGAAGGTCTGTGGGTGCTGAACATGGTCCTGCTGGTCCTGTTCACGGCCCTCTCAGTGGCCCGCATCGCCCTGTTCCCGAAAGACAGCCTGGCTACGCTGCACCACCCGGTCCAGAGCATGTTCCTGGGCGCCGTACCGATGGGCCTGGCAACGGTCATCAACGGCCTGATCGCTTTCGGCGTCCCGCGCTGGGGCGAGGGCGCGGCTGTGCTGGCCCGCGACCTGTGGGCCTTCGACGCCCTGCTCTCGGTGGGGGTCGGGTTGCTGGTGCCCTACCTGATGTTCACCCGGCAGGACCACGCCCTGGAGCGCATGACCGGCGTGTGGCTGCTGCCCATCGTCGCCTCGGAGGTGGCCGCCGCGAGCGCCGGACTGATCGCGCCGCACCTGGACACCAGCAGCGCGACCACGCTGGTCTACGCCGGATACGTGCTTTTCGCGCTGTCGGTGCCGCTGGCCCTGATGGTCATCACGGTGCTGATCCTGCGGCTGGCCCAGCACAAGTTGCCCACCCCCGACCTGGCCGTGAGCATGTTCCTGCCCCTGGGGCCGCTGGCGACGGGTGCCCTGGCCCTGCTGCAACTGGGCGAGGCCGCGCCGCGCGTGCTGGCCGCGCAGGGGCTGGGCGAACTGGCCCCGGTATTGACCGGGCTGGGACTGGCGGGCGGGCTGGTGCTGTGGGGCTTCGGGGCGTGGTGGCTGGCACTGGCGACCCTGACCACCCTGCGGTTCGTGCGCCGGGGGCTGCCCTTCAACCTGGGCTGGTGGGGGCTGACCTTCCCGCTGGGGGTCTACACGGCAGCGACCTTTGGCCTGGGCGCGCTGACCCATTTGGACGTCTTTACCCATCTGGGCCACGTGTTCGTGGTGGTCCTCACGGCGCTGTGGGGACTGGTCACGGCGCACACCCTGCGCGGCGTGTGGCGCGGCGAGTTGTTCGGCGTGCCCCCCCTCTCGCGTGAAACCGGGCTGCCCCGTCCCTGA
- a CDS encoding molybdopterin-dependent oxidoreductase produces the protein MTTGTAPIFSGPGPLDGWNGLGPLIALPQKVPLIRLVDRPPLYETPRAYFQSPFTPAAAFFVRSNLSLFPTNIDLKTWRLKIEGNVGTPQSFSLAQLTQDFEAVSVNAVMQCTGNSRSRFQPRRPGGQWGNGAMGCATWTGVRLRDLLGKAGVKSGSVQVQFQGLDKGAGAPGSGGADYKKSLNVNDPVLDECIVAYAMNGQPLPMVNGFPVRLVVPGYFATYWMKTLSFIRVLTKPDDNFWMATAYLQPDNLRGTTTPQAVKAKTVKFRPVGSMPVRSFIVTPDETVKAPAGLPLNVQGLAMSGRGAVTKVEVSTDGVVGW, from the coding sequence GTGACCACCGGCACCGCCCCCATCTTCAGTGGCCCTGGTCCGCTGGACGGCTGGAATGGCCTGGGACCGCTGATCGCCCTGCCACAGAAGGTTCCGCTGATCCGGCTGGTGGACCGCCCCCCGCTGTACGAGACGCCCCGCGCCTACTTCCAAAGCCCCTTTACGCCCGCCGCCGCATTCTTCGTGCGCTCGAACTTGTCGCTGTTTCCGACCAATATCGACCTGAAGACCTGGCGGCTGAAGATCGAGGGCAACGTGGGCACGCCGCAGTCGTTCAGTCTGGCGCAACTGACCCAGGACTTCGAAGCGGTCAGCGTGAACGCCGTGATGCAGTGCACGGGCAACAGCCGCAGCCGCTTTCAACCGCGCCGCCCAGGTGGGCAGTGGGGCAACGGTGCGATGGGCTGCGCCACCTGGACGGGTGTGCGCCTGCGTGACCTGCTGGGGAAAGCGGGCGTGAAATCCGGCAGCGTGCAGGTGCAGTTTCAGGGCCTGGACAAGGGCGCGGGCGCACCCGGCAGCGGTGGGGCCGATTACAAGAAGAGCCTGAACGTGAATGACCCTGTATTGGACGAGTGCATCGTGGCCTACGCCATGAACGGCCAGCCGCTGCCGATGGTCAACGGTTTTCCGGTGCGGCTGGTCGTGCCCGGCTACTTCGCGACGTACTGGATGAAGACCCTGAGCTTTATCCGGGTCCTGACCAAGCCCGACGACAACTTCTGGATGGCGACCGCTTACCTGCAACCCGACAACCTGCGTGGCACGACCACCCCGCAAGCCGTGAAGGCCAAGACCGTGAAGTTCCGGCCCGTGGGCAGCATGCCGGTGCGCTCGTTCATCGTGACGCCCGACGAGACGGTCAAGGCCCCGGCAGGATTGCCCCTGAACGTGCAGGGACTGGCGATGAGTGGTCGCGGCGCGGTCACGAAGGTGGAGGTCTCCACCGACGGGGTAGTTGGCTGGTAG
- a CDS encoding YncE family protein: MSNHFIRTLTLCSALFLSAPVFAQSVGDRVYTADQSSNTVSVIDPVALKLLGVISLGTQAPAALSPLYKGELLVHGLGFSPDGKTLAAVSIGSNSVTLIDTATNAVRGKVYLGRSPHEAFFTPDGRELWVAVRGENYVSVVDPVHFTETRRIPVPDGPGMVLFNPKAPYAYVPSSFTPELSVIDTRTYRVVARVPQASPFSPNLAVSPQGDQVWFTLKDSGKTQVMRARPPFDITATLDSGPVTNHVALADTPTGRFAYVTVGGLNVVKVYTRDAAPRLVATIPTGALPHGAWAAPDGKRVYVGLEAADQVQIIDTASNTVTGQVPTGQLPQALVYVPGAVRSGAGTAHLQPLDSTKATLTLTLTSGSAARATVSVNPLGLVDLVQIVATGLTPNTAYVLRLTGPTGQAQDLAALMTTAQGGVTAQTIGPVKQLLNAPQGAGQLSVVAKVGGATVLVQSK; this comes from the coding sequence ATGTCAAACCACTTCATCCGCACCCTGACTCTATGTTCTGCACTCTTCCTTTCGGCCCCCGTCTTCGCTCAGTCGGTGGGTGACCGGGTGTACACCGCTGACCAGAGTTCCAATACCGTCTCGGTCATTGACCCAGTCGCCCTCAAACTGTTGGGCGTCATTTCGCTGGGCACACAGGCGCCCGCCGCACTCTCACCACTGTACAAAGGGGAATTGCTGGTTCACGGCCTCGGCTTCTCACCCGACGGAAAGACCTTGGCTGCCGTCTCCATAGGCTCGAACTCAGTGACTTTGATTGATACCGCCACCAACGCGGTGCGCGGCAAGGTCTACCTGGGCCGCAGTCCCCACGAGGCGTTCTTCACCCCGGACGGACGTGAACTGTGGGTGGCCGTGCGTGGCGAGAACTACGTCTCCGTCGTCGATCCCGTGCATTTTACCGAAACGCGCCGTATTCCTGTTCCGGACGGCCCTGGCATGGTGCTGTTCAATCCGAAAGCGCCTTACGCCTATGTGCCTTCGAGTTTCACCCCGGAACTGAGTGTCATCGACACGCGCACGTACCGGGTCGTGGCGCGGGTCCCGCAGGCCAGCCCATTCAGCCCGAATCTGGCGGTCAGTCCGCAGGGCGATCAGGTCTGGTTCACCCTCAAAGACAGCGGCAAAACGCAGGTCATGCGGGCGCGCCCACCCTTCGACATCACGGCGACGCTGGACAGCGGCCCCGTCACCAACCATGTCGCCCTGGCCGATACACCCACGGGCCGCTTCGCCTATGTCACTGTGGGCGGCCTGAACGTCGTCAAGGTATATACGCGCGACGCTGCGCCCCGGCTGGTGGCGACCATTCCGACGGGGGCACTCCCCCATGGTGCCTGGGCCGCGCCGGACGGGAAACGGGTGTACGTAGGACTGGAAGCGGCAGACCAGGTCCAGATCATCGACACAGCCAGCAACACGGTGACTGGTCAGGTTCCCACCGGGCAGTTGCCACAGGCGCTGGTCTATGTGCCCGGCGCAGTGCGCTCAGGTGCGGGCACAGCTCACTTACAGCCCCTGGACAGCACGAAAGCCACACTGACCCTGACCTTGACTTCCGGGAGCGCAGCCCGGGCCACCGTCAGCGTCAATCCCCTGGGCCTGGTCGATCTGGTGCAGATCGTCGCGACAGGACTGACCCCGAATACGGCGTATGTGCTGCGCCTGACCGGGCCAACGGGGCAGGCGCAGGACCTCGCCGCCCTGATGACCACGGCCCAGGGCGGCGTGACCGCACAGACCATCGGGCCAGTCAAGCAGCTCCTGAATGCCCCGCAGGGTGCCGGTCAGCTGAGCGTGGTGGCCAAAGTAGGCGGGGCGACCGTGCTGGTGCAGAGCAAGTGA
- a CDS encoding heavy metal translocating P-type ATPase: MTHTIELGIQGMTCASCVGRVERGLKKVDGVQDATVNLATERATVTYDPALTGPDALLAKIKDVGYDPLVSTTELGIQGMTCASCVGRVERALKKVDGVLSASVNLATERASVTYLPASVSPGQLKAAIREAGYEVLDEQAGLSREDQEREARAQEVDHLRRQVLFSTVFALPLLLIAMVPMVIPAVNDWLMATFGHGVMGTLNWIMLALALPIQFGPGRRFYRLGWKSLKNKSPDMNALVMIGTTAAFVYSLVATVAPGIFPDGTAHVYYEASGVVITLILLGKFFEAVAKGRSSEAMKKLLSLQAKTARVVRGGQELELPTDEVLVGDLISVRPGEKIPVDGEVVSGNSFVDESMITGEPVPVSKQTGAPVVGGTINQNGALSFRATKIGADTALAQIIKLVETAQGSKPPIQGLADRVVAVFVPVVLGIAALTFLLWLIFGGQTALSFALVTTVAVLIIACPCAMGLATPTSIMVGTGKAAELGVLFKGGGALEGLQDVQVVAVDKTGTLTKGKPELTDLVTTDAFTRTDVLRLVAAAEAQSEHPIARAIVDAAKTEGVALVQPEHFEAVPGFGLEARVDGHLVQVGADRYMTRLGLDTAVFTAQAERLGDEGKSPLFAAIDGQLAAVIAVADPIKDGSLEAVRALHAQGLKVAMITGDNTRTAHAIARQLGIDEVLAEVLPSGKSEAVKALQAGGQKVAFVGDGINDAPALAQADVGLAIGTGTDVAVETADVILMSGDLRGVPNAFALSRATLRNIKLNLFWAFAYNIILIPVAAGVLYPAFGLLLSPVLAAAAMGFSSVFVLTNALRLRGFRPPVNPDPAPVRAGTVRAASA, from the coding sequence ATGACACACACCATCGAGCTCGGCATTCAAGGCATGACCTGCGCCAGTTGCGTGGGCCGCGTCGAACGCGGCCTGAAGAAGGTGGACGGCGTCCAAGACGCCACCGTGAACCTTGCCACCGAGCGCGCCACCGTGACCTACGACCCTGCCCTCACCGGCCCGGACGCCCTGCTGGCCAAGATCAAGGACGTCGGCTACGATCCCCTCGTCAGCACCACCGAACTCGGGATTCAGGGCATGACCTGCGCGAGCTGCGTCGGCCGGGTCGAGCGCGCCCTGAAGAAGGTGGACGGCGTTCTGAGCGCCAGCGTCAACCTCGCCACCGAACGCGCCAGCGTGACCTACCTCCCGGCCAGCGTCAGCCCCGGACAGCTCAAGGCCGCCATCCGCGAGGCGGGCTATGAGGTCCTTGACGAGCAAGCTGGTCTGAGCCGTGAAGATCAGGAACGTGAAGCGCGCGCCCAGGAAGTCGACCACCTGCGCCGCCAGGTGCTGTTCAGCACCGTCTTCGCGCTCCCCCTGCTGCTGATTGCCATGGTGCCCATGGTCATCCCGGCCGTGAACGACTGGCTGATGGCCACCTTCGGGCACGGCGTCATGGGCACCCTCAACTGGATCATGCTTGCCCTCGCCCTGCCCATCCAGTTCGGTCCCGGACGGCGCTTCTACCGGCTGGGCTGGAAGAGCCTGAAAAACAAATCCCCTGACATGAACGCCCTGGTGATGATCGGCACCACCGCCGCGTTCGTGTACTCGCTGGTGGCCACGGTGGCCCCCGGCATCTTCCCGGACGGCACCGCGCACGTGTACTACGAAGCCTCGGGGGTCGTGATCACCCTGATTCTGCTCGGCAAATTCTTCGAAGCGGTAGCCAAAGGCCGCTCCAGCGAAGCCATGAAGAAGCTGCTGAGCCTGCAGGCCAAAACCGCCCGCGTCGTGCGGGGCGGACAGGAACTCGAGCTCCCCACCGATGAAGTGCTGGTCGGTGACCTGATCTCGGTTCGCCCGGGCGAGAAGATCCCGGTCGATGGGGAAGTCGTCAGCGGCAACTCCTTTGTCGATGAATCCATGATCACCGGTGAACCGGTGCCAGTCAGCAAGCAGACCGGCGCCCCCGTCGTGGGCGGCACCATCAACCAGAACGGCGCCCTGAGCTTCCGCGCCACGAAAATTGGCGCCGACACCGCCCTCGCCCAGATCATCAAGCTGGTGGAAACCGCGCAGGGCAGCAAACCCCCCATCCAGGGCCTCGCGGATAGGGTTGTGGCCGTCTTCGTCCCCGTCGTGCTGGGCATCGCGGCCCTGACCTTCCTGCTCTGGCTGATCTTCGGTGGGCAGACCGCCCTCTCCTTCGCGCTGGTGACCACGGTCGCGGTCCTGATCATCGCCTGCCCCTGCGCCATGGGCCTGGCCACGCCCACCAGCATCATGGTGGGCACCGGCAAAGCCGCTGAACTAGGGGTCCTCTTTAAAGGGGGCGGCGCCCTGGAAGGGCTGCAGGACGTGCAGGTCGTCGCGGTGGACAAGACCGGCACGCTGACCAAAGGCAAACCCGAGCTGACTGACCTGGTGACAACAGACGCCTTTACCCGCACCGACGTCCTGCGCCTGGTCGCCGCAGCGGAGGCGCAGAGTGAGCACCCCATTGCCCGCGCCATCGTGGACGCCGCGAAAACAGAAGGCGTTGCTCTGGTGCAGCCCGAGCACTTCGAAGCGGTGCCTGGATTCGGCCTGGAAGCGCGGGTGGATGGCCACCTGGTGCAAGTGGGCGCCGACCGGTACATGACCCGCCTGGGCCTCGACACGGCCGTCTTCACGGCGCAGGCCGAACGGCTGGGCGATGAAGGCAAGAGCCCGCTGTTCGCGGCGATTGACGGTCAGCTCGCGGCCGTGATCGCGGTGGCCGATCCCATCAAGGATGGGAGTCTGGAGGCGGTGCGCGCCCTGCACGCCCAGGGCCTGAAGGTCGCCATGATCACTGGGGACAACACCCGCACCGCGCATGCGATTGCCCGGCAGCTGGGCATCGATGAAGTCCTGGCCGAAGTGCTGCCCAGCGGCAAGAGTGAGGCGGTGAAGGCCCTGCAGGCTGGGGGCCAGAAGGTCGCCTTCGTCGGAGACGGCATCAATGACGCGCCGGCACTCGCCCAGGCAGACGTGGGCCTGGCCATCGGCACGGGCACGGACGTGGCGGTGGAAACCGCCGACGTGATCCTGATGAGCGGCGACCTGCGCGGCGTGCCGAACGCCTTCGCCCTGAGCCGCGCCACGCTGCGCAACATCAAGCTCAACCTCTTCTGGGCCTTCGCCTACAACATCATCCTGATTCCGGTCGCGGCTGGCGTGCTGTACCCCGCCTTTGGCCTCCTGCTCAGTCCGGTCCTGGCTGCCGCCGCGATGGGCTTCTCCAGTGTGTTCGTCCTGACCAACGCCCTGCGCCTGCGCGGCTTCCGCCCACCCGTTAACCCCGACCCCGCCCCGGTTCGTGCCGGGACGGTGAGGGCCGCGTCCGCCTGA
- a CDS encoding LysR family transcriptional regulator, which translates to MALNPEHLLTFVRVARLGSLSAAAEELNLTQPAVSSQLKLLTQAVGEPIFRRHRTGVTLTGAGEGLLVHAQALGRVMDGARTYVHERQGLETGTLRLAASSTIAASLLPAALASYHAQYPGVAFEIRQGNTQEVMGLLQAGQIEVALIEGPPGPLPAEWQVQVFGHDELVLVAAPDHPLVDSFPADTVLPLIWREHGSGTREVAEQALAHTRMVGSNRLELPGTEAVKEAVIQGLGVALLPELRVRREVQSGVLVRLPLDLPELRRPLSRVSLPLDQVSYATRSFLNGLETRLGMR; encoded by the coding sequence ATGGCCCTGAATCCGGAGCATCTGTTGACGTTCGTGCGGGTGGCGCGGCTGGGCAGTCTGAGCGCTGCCGCCGAGGAACTGAACCTGACTCAGCCCGCCGTGTCCAGCCAGCTCAAGTTGCTGACCCAGGCGGTCGGAGAGCCTATCTTCCGGCGGCACCGGACCGGGGTGACGCTGACCGGGGCGGGCGAGGGCCTGCTGGTGCACGCCCAGGCGCTGGGCCGCGTGATGGACGGCGCTCGCACCTACGTCCATGAGCGTCAGGGCCTGGAAACGGGAACCCTGCGGTTGGCGGCCAGCAGCACGATTGCCGCGTCCCTGTTGCCTGCGGCCCTGGCGTCCTACCATGCCCAGTATCCGGGCGTGGCCTTCGAGATCCGGCAAGGCAATACCCAGGAGGTCATGGGGCTGCTCCAGGCAGGTCAGATCGAAGTGGCACTGATCGAGGGCCCACCAGGCCCTCTGCCTGCGGAGTGGCAGGTCCAGGTCTTCGGACACGACGAGCTGGTGTTGGTGGCCGCCCCTGATCATCCACTGGTGGACTCATTCCCGGCAGATACGGTGCTGCCACTGATCTGGCGGGAACACGGTTCCGGTACCCGGGAGGTGGCGGAGCAGGCGCTGGCGCACACCAGGATGGTCGGCAGCAATCGGCTGGAACTACCTGGCACCGAGGCTGTCAAGGAAGCGGTCATTCAGGGATTGGGGGTTGCGTTGCTGCCGGAACTGCGGGTGCGCCGGGAAGTGCAGTCGGGGGTGCTGGTCCGGCTGCCCCTGGACTTGCCCGAGTTGCGCCGTCCGCTGAGCCGAGTCAGCCTGCCTCTGGACCAGGTTTCCTACGCCACCCGATCCTTTCTGAATGGGTTGGAGACCAGGCTGGGAATGAGATGA
- a CDS encoding DUF190 domain-containing protein, with the protein MTWQDAELLRCYLGSTDKVGSETAYDWLVSTAQRAGLPGATVTHGSIGYGQDGQIHRNRAFQWAPDLPVVVECVASTTQLETFLAEVALTLPDLLITRQAVRRLMRRGEHR; encoded by the coding sequence ATGACGTGGCAGGATGCAGAGTTGCTCCGCTGCTACTTGGGCAGCACCGACAAAGTGGGCAGCGAAACGGCTTACGATTGGCTGGTCTCTACAGCACAGCGGGCAGGCCTTCCTGGAGCCACCGTCACCCACGGGAGTATCGGCTATGGCCAGGATGGCCAGATTCACCGCAACCGCGCTTTTCAGTGGGCCCCTGACCTTCCTGTGGTTGTCGAATGCGTCGCCTCCACCACGCAGCTGGAAACGTTCCTGGCCGAGGTGGCCCTGACCTTGCCTGATCTCCTGATCACCCGCCAGGCGGTTCGTCGCCTGATGCGGCGCGGTGAACATCGATGA
- a CDS encoding CopZ family metallochaperone has protein sequence MNQIELTITGMTCGHCQSGVASALKSVPGVTDAQVDLKTGKAVVQGSADAQHLITAVQEEGYGAAVSPQ, from the coding sequence ATGAACCAGATTGAACTGACCATCACTGGCATGACCTGCGGCCACTGCCAGAGCGGCGTCGCCAGCGCCCTGAAAAGCGTGCCCGGCGTCACGGACGCCCAGGTGGACCTCAAGACCGGCAAGGCCGTTGTGCAGGGCAGCGCCGACGCGCAGCACCTGATCACCGCCGTGCAGGAAGAAGGGTACGGCGCGGCCGTTTCGCCTCAGTAA
- a CDS encoding metal-sensitive transcriptional regulator, protein MPEDSRQRAARRLAIARGHLESIRRSLEDPDVYCVDVLRQIKAVQGALDGAASVVLRGHLEAHVATAATRGDAQDMVDELMDVLKYI, encoded by the coding sequence ATGCCCGAAGACAGTCGCCAGCGCGCCGCGCGTCGTCTCGCCATCGCCCGCGGTCACCTGGAAAGCATCCGCCGCTCCCTGGAGGATCCCGATGTCTACTGCGTGGACGTGCTGCGGCAGATCAAGGCCGTGCAGGGCGCGCTCGACGGCGCGGCCAGCGTGGTCCTGCGCGGGCACCTCGAAGCGCACGTGGCGACCGCCGCCACCCGGGGCGACGCCCAGGACATGGTGGACGAGCTCATGGACGTGCTCAAGTACATCTGA
- the crcB gene encoding fluoride efflux transporter CrcB: MPIWIGIALGGACGALARYGLNLVIQTRLGPTAWAAFPLGTLVINVLGCFLLGLVIALNARGLVSAEWRLAFGTGFVGAFTTFSTFTWESDLLLRSGESLRASLYIVGNLVLGYVAVLLGRWVAIRLEGGL, encoded by the coding sequence ATGCCCATCTGGATAGGAATTGCACTTGGCGGCGCCTGCGGTGCACTGGCGCGTTACGGTCTCAATCTGGTGATCCAGACCCGGCTCGGCCCTACGGCCTGGGCCGCGTTTCCGCTCGGGACGCTGGTGATCAATGTGCTGGGCTGTTTTCTCCTGGGGCTAGTGATTGCCCTGAACGCCCGGGGTCTGGTCAGTGCCGAGTGGCGTCTGGCTTTCGGAACCGGCTTCGTCGGGGCCTTCACGACCTTCAGCACGTTCACCTGGGAAAGTGATCTGCTCCTGCGCAGCGGCGAAAGTCTGCGCGCCTCGCTCTACATCGTCGGCAATCTGGTGTTGGGCTACGTGGCCGTCCTGCTCGGGCGCTGGGTGGCCATCCGGCTCGAAGGTGGATTATGA
- the copM gene encoding CopM family metallochaperone, translating into MRRVALVLLLTGGAFAAGNTFQGLMDSAMMRMHAGMHAATPSGNPDRDFLTMMIPHHQGAVDAAKAELLYGKDPQVRRLAQEILTEQALEIDYMHRLLESRTAALQGQNQP; encoded by the coding sequence GTGAGGCGGGTCGCCCTTGTCCTGCTGCTCACCGGCGGCGCGTTCGCTGCGGGCAATACCTTCCAGGGTCTGATGGACTCGGCCATGATGCGGATGCACGCGGGTATGCACGCGGCGACGCCTTCCGGCAACCCGGACCGTGATTTCCTGACCATGATGATTCCGCATCACCAGGGGGCAGTGGACGCCGCAAAGGCCGAGCTCCTCTACGGGAAGGACCCGCAGGTGCGGCGACTGGCCCAGGAAATCCTGACGGAACAGGCGCTGGAGATCGACTACATGCACCGACTTCTGGAGTCCAGAACAGCGGCTCTGCAGGGGCAGAATCAGCCCTGA
- a CDS encoding DUF190 domain-containing protein: MSGAEPLCLLRCYTRAGDQLEGRPLADVVIETARALDLTLAFAQHGAGGFGRRGQVANPILLEMRPAQQPIIVQILGQLTQLDALLINLHTRGLPDRLCVLEPFAAFDVQG, translated from the coding sequence ATGAGTGGGGCTGAACCACTGTGTTTGCTGCGCTGTTATACGCGTGCCGGAGATCAGTTGGAAGGTCGGCCTCTGGCAGATGTCGTCATCGAGACCGCCCGTGCCCTTGACCTGACACTGGCGTTTGCCCAGCACGGAGCAGGCGGATTTGGACGGCGCGGTCAGGTCGCCAACCCCATCCTTCTGGAGATGCGCCCGGCCCAGCAGCCCATCATCGTTCAAATTCTCGGCCAACTGACTCAGTTGGACGCCCTGTTGATCAACCTGCACACCAGGGGTCTCCCTGACCGACTGTGCGTACTTGAACCCTTCGCGGCCTTCGATGTTCAGGGATAG
- a CDS encoding anti-sigma factor gives MTRQPDRSSGDHPSDLLPEYVLGSLDTAQAVNVESHLLSCAVCRAEVGRLRDALFSLANDLPGVPAPAGSWEKIQARRGVVSPERLSAQASLPSAPSRWLPVWPLAAAVALIVAVGGYLQLGPAQPAATAQSSVQQWQQGARRLTLASKTGVPYGAMYVRSDGRALLVLDRQAAPGQVYQAWGRRTSGPRAGVPTSLGLTGGTVLEVSWRGYDSVGVSTEPAGGSPAPTHPLGRTRLPEL, from the coding sequence ATGACCCGTCAACCAGACCGTTCCAGCGGCGACCATCCAAGCGACCTGCTGCCTGAATACGTCCTGGGAAGCCTCGATACGGCACAGGCCGTGAATGTGGAGAGCCACCTGCTGAGCTGCGCTGTCTGCCGCGCTGAGGTGGGCCGGCTGCGTGACGCCCTGTTCTCACTGGCCAACGATTTGCCCGGCGTCCCAGCGCCAGCAGGGAGCTGGGAGAAGATTCAGGCCCGGCGGGGCGTGGTGTCTCCTGAACGTCTGTCCGCACAGGCGTCACTGCCCTCGGCCCCTTCCAGGTGGCTTCCAGTCTGGCCTCTGGCTGCAGCCGTCGCTCTGATCGTGGCGGTCGGGGGGTACCTCCAGCTCGGTCCGGCCCAGCCTGCGGCGACCGCTCAAAGCAGCGTGCAGCAGTGGCAGCAGGGGGCGAGACGTCTCACGCTCGCCTCGAAGACCGGTGTGCCCTACGGGGCCATGTACGTCAGGTCGGATGGCCGGGCGCTGCTGGTGCTGGACAGACAGGCCGCACCGGGGCAGGTGTATCAGGCGTGGGGACGGCGGACGAGCGGGCCGCGTGCGGGCGTACCGACCAGCCTGGGGCTGACGGGCGGCACGGTGCTGGAGGTGTCGTGGCGCGGGTACGACTCGGTGGGCGTGAGCACCGAACCCGCCGGGGGTAGCCCGGCCCCGACCCACCCACTGGGCCGCACCCGGCTGCCCGAACTCTGA
- a CDS encoding RNA polymerase sigma factor, with product MVNLLELRVSSTSDTAHQRLIVQLQHGQDDALRELYDDLSGVTYRVCLRMLGTPEDAEEALQDTFVRLADRADVYEPSRGTVKTFVLTIAHHLCLERLRTRRARPQRQQEWEDDRAFDVPAPTARDSLDEALVQSALAGLPDTDRALLEAMFFGGYTHAEITTRTGLPLGTVKSRLRRALLKLRERMLP from the coding sequence ATGGTGAACCTACTCGAACTTCGGGTATCGTCTACATCTGACACCGCACATCAGCGGCTGATCGTCCAACTGCAGCATGGGCAGGACGACGCCTTGAGGGAACTGTACGATGACCTGTCCGGCGTCACCTACCGCGTCTGCCTGCGGATGCTGGGCACGCCGGAAGACGCCGAGGAGGCGCTCCAGGACACCTTCGTTCGGCTCGCGGACCGGGCCGATGTATATGAACCGTCGCGGGGAACCGTCAAAACCTTCGTGCTGACCATCGCCCACCACCTCTGTCTGGAACGGCTGCGGACCCGGCGCGCCCGTCCACAGCGGCAACAGGAATGGGAAGACGACCGAGCGTTCGATGTGCCTGCTCCCACTGCCCGTGATTCGCTGGACGAGGCCCTGGTACAGTCCGCCCTGGCCGGCTTACCGGACACTGACCGGGCCCTGCTGGAAGCGATGTTCTTCGGTGGCTACACCCACGCCGAGATTACCACCCGCACCGGCCTGCCGCTCGGCACCGTCAAGAGCCGGTTGCGCCGCGCCCTGCTGAAACTCAGAGAAAGGATGCTGCCATGA